In the Akkermansiaceae bacterium genome, TCAGCACCCTCCGGCGGAGCTGGTGTCAACTGGCGCGTCCTCATCCTCATGGCCATCGCCCTGGGTATCCTGTTCATGGCATGGAAATCGAGCGGATTCGGCAAGCCCGAGCGTTTGAGCTACACCCAGTTCCGCGACTACGTGGATTCCGGGAAAATCATCATCGATCAGAACCTGCCGAAGAAGGTGGATGGAAAATTCCCCGATAACCGGTTCACGCTGAAAAAGTCCGGGGAATCCGCCGCCGTGCCGAAGATCTCCGGCTTTTTCTACAAAACAGACCCCTGGGTCGCCGACAAGAAAAACGCACCCACCCAGGCGTTCCGCATCCCGATCAACACCCAGCTCCACGATGATGAACTCAAGGCGATTCAATCGCGCCACCCGATGCCACTTCGTATCGTGGCCGAGCTCCCCGGTGAAAACGATGGGGAACTGCTCACACTCGCCGACCTCCGCCGCATGCTGGCGCGTGACGAGGTGATTAAAAACGACAGCGAAAACGCCTTTGAGATCGTTTCCACCGATGGCTCGGATGACAAATACATCGTCGGGAAACGTTACGTTTTTGCCGCCGCTGAACCGGCGACCAAGGATGACGACCTCGCGCCCTTCGAGCTGGATGTGAACTACATGGAGCTGACCGACTCCGAACGTCAGTTCATCAATGACCTCGCGCCCTTCCAGCCCGACTCCGGTATGATGCGTGTGTTCCTGCTGAACATCTTCCCTATTTTCCTCGTCATTCTGATCATTTTCTTCCTCTTCCGTCACCAGATGAAGTCCGCTGGCCGCGGTGCCATGAGTTTTGGCAAATCCAAGGCCCGACTGCTGACCATGGATAAAAACAGGGTTACCTTCAAGGATGTCGCAGGTATCGAGGAGGCCAAGGATGAGCTCGTCGAAGTCGTCGAATACCTCCGCGACCCGAAAAAATTCCAGAAGCTCGGTGGCAACCTACCCAAGGGACTGCTGATGGTAGGCCCTCCGGGAACCGGTAAAACCCTGCTCGCCCGCGCCATCGCCGGTGAGGCGGATGTGCCGTTCTTCTCCATCTCCGGGTCCGACTTCGTGGAAATGTTTGTCGGTGTCGGAGCCAGCCGTGTGCGCGATATGTTCGAGCAAGGCCAGAAGAACTCGCCATGCTTGATCTTTATCGATGAAATCGACGCCGTTGGCCGCCACCGTGGTCATGGTATGGGCGGCGGTCACGATGAACGGGAGCAGACACTGAATGCCCTGCTTGTCGAGATGGACGGATTTGATACCCGCACCGGTGTCATCATCATCGCCGCTACCAACAGACCCGACGTTCTCGACCCCGCGCTGCTACGCCCGGGCCGGTTCGACCGCCAGGTCAGCGTCGGACTTCCCGATGTCAATGGTCGCAAGGAAATTCTCAAAGTCCACTGCAAGAAGATCAAAATGGATCCCGATACCGATCTCTCTGTGATCGCCCGGGGGACCCCTGGATTCTCTGGTGCCGAGCTCGCCAACCTGATCAATGAAGCCGCGCTGTTGGCTGCGCGCAGGGATCTTGCAGCCGTAACCCTGGTGGAGATGGAGGAGGCTCGCGACAAGGTCCGCTGGGGACGCGAGCGCCGCAGCCTGGCACTCAGTGAAAAGGAAAAGGAA is a window encoding:
- a CDS encoding ATP-dependent zinc metalloprotease FtsH; its protein translation is MAWKSSGFGKPERLSYTQFRDYVDSGKIIIDQNLPKKVDGKFPDNRFTLKKSGESAAVPKISGFFYKTDPWVADKKNAPTQAFRIPINTQLHDDELKAIQSRHPMPLRIVAELPGENDGELLTLADLRRMLARDEVIKNDSENAFEIVSTDGSDDKYIVGKRYVFAAAEPATKDDDLAPFELDVNYMELTDSERQFINDLAPFQPDSGMMRVFLLNIFPIFLVILIIFFLFRHQMKSAGRGAMSFGKSKARLLTMDKNRVTFKDVAGIEEAKDELVEVVEYLRDPKKFQKLGGNLPKGLLMVGPPGTGKTLLARAIAGEADVPFFSISGSDFVEMFVGVGASRVRDMFEQGQKNSPCLIFIDEIDAVGRHRGHGMGGGHDEREQTLNALLVEMDGFDTRTGVIIIAATNRPDVLDPALLRPGRFDRQVSVGLPDVNGRKEILKVHCKKIKMDPDTDLSVIARGTPGFSGAELANLINEAALLAARRDLAAVTLVEMEEARDKVRWGRERRSLALSEKEKENTAYHEAGHAILNELLDHTDPLHKVTIIPRGPSLGSTMFLPEEDKFTYRQKELLDQLCVAMGGRVAEEITFGNVTNGAVGDIRMATSIARKMVCEWGMSEDLGMVEYGEERGEVFVARDVGHSRGYSEETARKIDLEIKKLIDDAYGRAKDLLVKHNDVLKLLSEALLEYETLDAEQVADLLEHGEMKNPPVPPSDHTIPGNQADEGIRKKAITENPPSDDDPLAGEAIGAPA